A single genomic interval of Streptomyces sp. NBC_00663 harbors:
- a CDS encoding DUF397 domain-containing protein, whose product MNNEQLTWFKSSYSDGEGGECLEIATCPHTIHLRDSKTPEAPHLTLAPSTWAAFIGVFK is encoded by the coding sequence ATGAACAACGAGCAGCTCACCTGGTTCAAGTCCAGCTACAGCGACGGCGAGGGCGGCGAATGCCTCGAAATCGCCACCTGCCCCCACACCATCCACCTCCGCGACTCCAAAACCCCCGAGGCCCCGCACCTCACGCTGGCCCCTTCCACCTGGGCTGCCTTCATCGGCGTTTTCAAGTGA